The following nucleotide sequence is from Planctomycetia bacterium.
ATCCCTACCACTTCCTCGCCGCCGCCGGCATGGGACAGTGCCATTTGCACCTGAGCAATCATTCCGACGCCTTGGAAAGCTTCAAGCGCGCTCTGCGCCTCTGCCCCGATCTGGAAGGCGTCCGAGCGAACGTCGTCTATCTTGAGCGTTCGCTGAAGCGCAAGAAGAACTAGTCGGGATGTGCCTTCGCGTTAGTTGGCGAACAACGCGTTGAGGCAAATCTTCGACCAGGTTTCGAAATGGTCGAGGTTTTCCAGCAGTTCGCTGATGGGGCGGAAGCCGCTTTCCAGGATGTCGGTTTCACGCGAGGCGACGGCCGGACGTTCCATGTCGTAGATGTGAACGACGCCCAAGTGGACGCGGCCGACTTCGGTTTCGTCGTCGTTGATCAGACCGACGCAGGTCATCTGGTATGGCGCGGCGATTTCGACCTCTTCGGCCAATTCGCGCGCGAGCCCGGATTGATAGAGGTCGCCACGGTCGGCCTCCACGCCGTCGAGCGTGGAGATGTGCCCGCCGACGCCGATGCTGCGTTTACTGTGCAGCCGGGCTTCGCCTTGACCGCGACCTCGCGTGTACTGGAACAGATGCGGCACGCCGGCGGCGTCGGTGTAACGGAACACGCAGTAGGGGATTAACTGCTTGAACTCAGAATCACGCTCGGCGTCGGCGCGGACCATGAAACGCGTGTGCTGGGGGCTGAGCAGTTCGTCCAGGTAACGGTCGACGTCCGGCGAAAAGCCCTGAAAATGCCCGAGCCGATGAAAAACCTCGGTCGGGACGACCAGGACTTGTTCAACCAGATGATCCGTGACGGGCGGAACCGTGGCCATCGACATCGCCTCCTGCGGGTGGACCGAGTTGGCCGGCAGTATAGCCAGCTGTGCGGCGATGGTCGAGCGTCCCGTAGGTCGAGCACCGCGGACGAAGTCATCATCGCCGCGCCAGTTCTACGTCAGCCCGCATCCTTCACGTCTGCCAGCGATGTGCCTGAACTACCGTTTTGCGAGCGAAATGGTCAGCGCTGTGATCCAC
It contains:
- a CDS encoding phosphoesterase, coding for MATVPPVTDHLVEQVLVVPTEVFHRLGHFQGFSPDVDRYLDELLSPQHTRFMVRADAERDSEFKQLIPYCVFRYTDAAGVPHLFQYTRGRGQGEARLHSKRSIGVGGHISTLDGVEADRGDLYQSGLARELAEEVEIAAPYQMTCVGLINDDETEVGRVHLGVVHIYDMERPAVASRETDILESGFRPISELLENLDHFETWSKICLNALFAN